Proteins from one Azospirillum ramasamyi genomic window:
- a CDS encoding GntR family transcriptional regulator, which translates to MARQGLTGRDRGGGPASTPARAPRNELAPDGQALDGQALDRQALDGLTLDGRGALFDQIKRAVAGQILRGRWQAGQRLPNEAELSSLYGVSRQTVHKAIALLAREGFLVRRRRAGTFVATGRRDRFALPIEDIGDVVAREGRVYEFRIRERKSISNGQGIRWPDLPDGAPILALECLHFSDGTPIQHERRLVSLDAVPEVAEEPFDSVAPSRWLVERVPWSSADHTVRAVNATAEMAALLGVEAGAACLSIRRQTMHLSRPVTLVHFLSVGDRFSLSGSSITDSATELNL; encoded by the coding sequence GTGGCACGGCAAGGCCTGACCGGACGGGACCGCGGCGGCGGACCGGCATCCACGCCGGCACGCGCCCCGCGGAACGAGCTTGCCCCCGATGGCCAAGCACTCGACGGCCAAGCCCTTGACCGACAAGCACTTGACGGCCTTACCCTCGACGGCCGGGGCGCGCTGTTCGACCAGATCAAGCGCGCCGTCGCCGGCCAGATCCTGCGGGGGCGCTGGCAGGCCGGCCAACGCCTGCCCAACGAGGCGGAGTTGTCGAGCCTCTACGGCGTCTCCCGCCAGACCGTGCACAAGGCCATCGCATTGCTGGCGCGGGAGGGTTTCCTCGTCCGCCGCCGCCGTGCCGGAACCTTCGTCGCCACCGGCCGCCGCGACCGTTTCGCCCTGCCCATCGAGGACATCGGCGACGTCGTCGCGCGGGAGGGCCGTGTTTACGAGTTCCGCATCCGGGAACGCAAGAGCATAAGCAACGGACAGGGCATCCGCTGGCCCGACCTGCCCGACGGTGCGCCGATCCTGGCGCTGGAATGCCTGCATTTCAGCGACGGGACGCCGATCCAGCATGAGCGGCGCCTCGTCAGCCTCGACGCCGTTCCCGAAGTGGCGGAGGAACCGTTCGACAGCGTGGCGCCCAGCCGCTGGCTGGTCGAGCGGGTTCCCTGGTCATCGGCCGACCATACGGTGCGCGCGGTCAACGCCACGGCGGAGATGGCGGCGCTGCTGGGGGTGGAGGCCGGGGCTGCCTGCCTGTCGATCCGGCGGCAGACCATGCATCTCAGCCGGCCGGTGACGCTCGTTCATTTCCTCTCGGTCGGCGACCGGTTCAGCCTGAGCGGTTCGTCGATCACCGACAGCGCGACCGAGTTGAATTTGTAA
- a CDS encoding paraquat-inducible protein A, giving the protein MSMWQGKDGLRGPRATVRDDLVGCPDCGRLHRARELPRGGRAVCTRCGSLLYRHVAGGVRHALPMALTALLLLGLIAVAPLMAVNIQGNIRDGLVATGLEELADQGMWPLALLVGTLVLGAPVVRVSAVIAVLLSLHGGRPPKSPRVIARLFALTETLRPWAMLDVFLLGLLVGYSKLYGFANAEMLTGGLALGGYVLAITVMDQGLDRRALWSAIDHVPAGPSPFPRRWVSCPVCQRVHGHDHEPVPHLCTRCDSRMHKREPDSLQRTTALVATSAILYVPANLLPVMTVVNFGRGDPSTILGGVGELAASGMWPLALLVFIASIAVPLLKLGGLLWFVVTAWRGSAARLRGRTRLYRFIDAIGRWSNVDVFMIAILTALVQFGAVASVRADSGAIAFAAVVILTMLASHVFDPRVMWDRADGGRHD; this is encoded by the coding sequence ATGTCGATGTGGCAGGGCAAGGACGGGTTGAGGGGGCCTCGGGCGACGGTTCGGGACGATCTGGTCGGATGCCCGGATTGCGGGCGGCTTCACCGTGCCCGTGAATTGCCTCGCGGCGGCCGGGCCGTCTGCACCCGGTGCGGCTCGCTGCTGTACCGGCATGTCGCGGGCGGGGTGCGTCATGCCCTGCCCATGGCGCTGACCGCGCTGCTGCTGCTGGGATTGATCGCCGTCGCTCCGCTGATGGCGGTGAATATCCAGGGGAACATCCGCGACGGTCTGGTGGCGACCGGGTTGGAGGAGTTGGCCGACCAGGGGATGTGGCCGCTGGCGCTGCTGGTCGGGACGCTGGTGCTGGGCGCGCCGGTGGTCCGCGTGTCGGCGGTGATCGCCGTGCTGCTCAGCCTGCACGGCGGACGTCCGCCGAAATCGCCCCGCGTGATCGCCCGGCTGTTCGCCCTGACCGAGACTCTGCGCCCCTGGGCGATGCTGGACGTCTTCCTGCTCGGCCTGCTGGTCGGCTATTCCAAGCTGTACGGATTCGCCAATGCGGAAATGCTGACCGGCGGGCTGGCGCTCGGCGGCTATGTGCTGGCGATCACCGTGATGGACCAGGGGCTCGACCGCCGGGCGCTATGGTCGGCCATCGACCATGTGCCTGCCGGCCCTTCGCCCTTCCCCCGGCGCTGGGTCTCCTGCCCGGTCTGCCAGCGGGTCCACGGCCATGACCATGAGCCCGTGCCGCACCTCTGCACCCGCTGCGACAGCCGTATGCACAAGCGGGAACCCGACAGTCTGCAACGGACCACGGCCCTGGTGGCGACCAGCGCCATTCTCTATGTGCCGGCCAACCTGCTGCCGGTGATGACCGTCGTCAATTTCGGCCGGGGCGATCCCAGCACGATCCTGGGCGGCGTCGGGGAGTTGGCGGCGTCCGGCATGTGGCCGCTGGCGCTGCTGGTCTTCATCGCCAGCATCGCGGTGCCGCTGCTGAAGCTGGGCGGGTTGCTCTGGTTCGTCGTCACGGCATGGCGCGGATCGGCTGCGCGGCTGCGGGGACGGACCCGCCTCTATCGTTTCATCGACGCCATCGGGCGTTGGTCCAATGTGGACGTATTCATGATCGCCATCCTCACGGCGCTGGTGCAGTTCGGCGCCGTCGCCTCCGTCCGCGCCGATTCCGGCGCGATCGCCTTCGCCGCCGTGGTCATCCTGACCATGCTGGCAAGCCACGTCTTCGACCCGCGCGTGATGTGGGACCGGGCGGACGGGGGGCGGCATGACTGA
- a CDS encoding intermembrane transport protein PqiB has translation MTDSGQPPPPASPAAPPPSPPPEVEVSTRPRLSLLWLLPLVAALIVGWLGWQWLEDRGPQIVIIFQSGDGLEAGRTPIKLKNVNLGVIESVRLSDNLSQVIATARMDRTASQHLREGTRFWVVEPRLSLGGVSGLSTVVSGTYVEMEPGGGAERREFYALDEPPVVRADTPGRSFTLKAEQLGSLAQGSPVYFRGVQVGEVMGYNLSPQDRTVSVSIFVRAPYEGLVREGSRFWRSSGIQFTAGAEGLKFQMESLRALALGGVVLETPPDPEAGVQAKDWSTFTLYEDQAAAVAARDRLRVRYRLEFPGSVQGLQAGAPVLLRGLTVGHVAAVRLEYDEATQELRIPVFIDFEPELVVRTYDVQENRPLDEAAVRRLVATQVEKGLRGRLASGNLLTGQRLVFFDYAPDMPPALGPDRSELPTVASSDLDSIMASAGEVMDKISALPLDALIADLRGTLQSVSGLAGSPDLARSLAELAKALGSADALMRNANRQLPEVVRSLRGVATAAEGALNSANGLMTGSGGQPDLPEVLRQLNDAARSFRVLADYLERHPDALIWGKRR, from the coding sequence ATGACTGACTCCGGCCAGCCCCCTCCGCCCGCATCTCCCGCCGCTCCGCCGCCTTCTCCTCCGCCGGAGGTCGAGGTATCGACGCGCCCGAGGCTGTCCCTCCTGTGGCTGCTGCCGCTGGTGGCGGCGCTGATCGTCGGCTGGCTCGGCTGGCAATGGCTGGAGGACCGCGGTCCGCAGATCGTCATCATCTTCCAGTCCGGCGACGGGCTGGAGGCCGGGCGGACCCCGATCAAGCTCAAGAACGTCAATCTCGGCGTGATCGAGTCGGTCCGCCTGTCCGACAACCTGTCCCAGGTGATCGCCACCGCCCGCATGGACCGCACCGCCAGCCAGCACCTGAGGGAGGGAACCCGCTTCTGGGTGGTGGAGCCTCGCCTCAGCCTTGGCGGGGTGTCCGGTCTGAGCACCGTGGTGTCCGGCACCTATGTGGAGATGGAGCCCGGCGGCGGCGCGGAGCGGCGAGAGTTCTACGCGCTGGACGAACCGCCGGTGGTCCGCGCCGACACGCCGGGCCGCAGCTTCACCCTGAAGGCGGAGCAGCTGGGATCGCTGGCGCAGGGGTCGCCGGTCTATTTCCGTGGCGTCCAGGTGGGCGAGGTGATGGGCTACAACCTGTCGCCCCAGGACCGCACGGTGTCGGTCTCCATCTTCGTCCGCGCCCCCTATGAGGGACTCGTGCGCGAGGGGAGCCGGTTCTGGCGGTCGTCGGGTATCCAGTTCACCGCTGGGGCCGAGGGACTTAAGTTCCAGATGGAATCGCTGAGGGCGCTGGCGCTGGGCGGCGTGGTGCTGGAAACCCCGCCCGATCCGGAGGCCGGAGTGCAGGCGAAGGATTGGTCCACCTTCACGCTCTATGAGGATCAGGCCGCGGCCGTGGCGGCGCGCGACCGGCTGCGCGTGCGCTATCGGCTGGAGTTCCCCGGTTCGGTCCAGGGACTCCAGGCGGGGGCGCCGGTGCTGTTGCGCGGCTTGACGGTCGGGCATGTGGCCGCCGTGCGGCTGGAGTATGACGAGGCGACGCAGGAACTTCGCATCCCCGTCTTCATCGATTTCGAACCGGAACTCGTCGTCCGGACCTATGATGTTCAGGAAAACCGGCCGTTGGACGAGGCTGCCGTGCGCCGGCTGGTCGCCACCCAGGTGGAAAAGGGCCTGCGCGGCCGTCTGGCATCCGGAAACCTGCTGACCGGGCAAAGGCTGGTGTTCTTCGACTACGCGCCGGACATGCCGCCCGCACTGGGGCCGGACCGGTCGGAATTGCCGACGGTGGCGTCCAGCGACCTTGATTCGATCATGGCGTCGGCAGGCGAGGTGATGGACAAGATTTCCGCGCTGCCGCTGGACGCGCTGATCGCCGATCTGCGCGGCACCCTGCAATCGGTGAGCGGCCTTGCCGGCTCCCCGGACCTCGCGCGCTCCCTCGCGGAACTCGCCAAGGCGCTGGGCAGCGCCGACGCGCTGATGCGCAATGCCAACCGCCAATTGCCGGAGGTGGTGAGGAGTCTGCGCGGGGTGGCGACGGCGGCGGAGGGAGCGTTGAACAGCGCCAACGGCTTGATGACCGGAAGCGGCGGGCAGCCCGACCTGCCGGAGGTGCTGCGGCAGTTGAACGACGCCGCGCGGTCCTTCCGCGTGCTGGCCGACTATCTGGAACGCCACCCCGATGCGCTGATTTGGGGCAAGAGACGGTAA
- a CDS encoding PqiC family protein, which produces MERMRGLRGAAMALPLLVLAACQSAPDSQLYTLAVVPPSGTAQPVRTAFQTLALGSLDLPMLIDRPQIVVRIDSNRVKELEFNRWAEPLADGLRSTLTGDLTARLPGVTVLPVAGSAVEEGTAVLAVTILRFDADISGRVVLDAQWSLTQAGGARKIGPTREAVDVSAASAGPDALVRAMSQAVAIFSDRIVAAVRR; this is translated from the coding sequence ATGGAGCGGATGCGCGGATTGCGGGGGGCGGCGATGGCGCTGCCCTTGCTGGTGCTGGCGGCCTGCCAGTCGGCGCCGGACAGCCAGCTCTACACGCTGGCGGTGGTGCCGCCGTCAGGAACGGCGCAGCCGGTCCGCACCGCGTTTCAAACCTTGGCGCTGGGATCGCTGGACCTGCCGATGCTGATCGACCGGCCTCAGATCGTCGTCCGCATCGACAGCAACCGGGTGAAGGAACTGGAGTTCAACCGCTGGGCCGAGCCTCTGGCCGACGGGCTCCGCTCCACCCTTACCGGCGATTTGACGGCGCGCCTGCCCGGCGTGACCGTCCTGCCGGTGGCCGGCAGCGCGGTGGAAGAGGGCACGGCGGTGCTGGCCGTCACCATCCTGCGCTTCGATGCCGACATCAGCGGCCGGGTGGTGCTGGACGCGCAATGGAGCCTGACCCAGGCCGGCGGCGCACGGAAGATCGGCCCGACGCGAGAGGCGGTGGACGTCTCTGCCGCCAGCGCCGGGCCGGATGCCCTGGTGCGGGCGATGAGCCAGGCGGTCGCCATTTTCTCCGACCGCATCGTCGCCGCGGTGCGCCGCTGA
- a CDS encoding LysR family transcriptional regulator, with amino-acid sequence MSGWDGIDEFVAVAETGSFSRAAERLRVSSSHVSRSVARLEDRLQARLFYRTTRKVSLTESGHAFLARCRRLAEQRDEAFLAVGALQGDSDSEIKGMLRMTCATAYGERFVMPLINDLMERHPQLSIEVELTNRQLDLVQEGYDLAIRLGRLSESSMVATRIAPRVMHLCAAPAYLDRHGIPDGLANLGTHQCLIGTSDHWLFDDEGQDWLFRPRGRWRCNSGFSVLDAALRGFGLCQLPDYYVRVPMAEGRLVSLLDRHRPPNTAVWAVYPQKRHVPPKVHAAIRHLKEGLAQRAEYR; translated from the coding sequence ATGAGCGGCTGGGACGGCATCGACGAATTCGTGGCGGTGGCCGAAACCGGCAGCTTTTCCCGTGCGGCGGAGCGTCTGCGCGTCTCCTCCTCCCATGTCAGCCGCAGCGTGGCGCGGCTGGAGGACCGGCTGCAGGCCCGCCTGTTCTACCGCACCACCCGCAAGGTCAGCCTGACGGAGAGCGGCCACGCCTTTCTCGCCCGCTGCCGGCGGCTGGCCGAACAGCGCGACGAGGCTTTCCTGGCGGTGGGCGCGCTTCAGGGCGACAGCGACAGCGAGATCAAGGGAATGCTGCGCATGACCTGCGCCACCGCCTATGGCGAGCGCTTCGTCATGCCGCTGATCAACGACCTGATGGAGCGCCACCCCCAGCTGAGCATCGAGGTGGAGCTGACCAACCGGCAGCTCGATCTGGTGCAGGAGGGCTATGATCTGGCGATCCGCCTCGGCCGCCTCAGCGAATCGAGCATGGTGGCGACCCGCATCGCCCCGCGGGTGATGCATCTCTGCGCGGCGCCGGCCTATCTCGACCGCCACGGCATCCCCGACGGCCTGGCAAACCTCGGCACCCACCAATGCCTGATCGGCACCTCCGATCACTGGCTGTTCGACGACGAAGGGCAGGACTGGCTGTTCCGTCCGCGCGGCCGCTGGCGCTGCAACAGCGGCTTCTCGGTGCTGGATGCCGCGTTGCGGGGATTCGGGCTTTGCCAGTTGCCGGATTACTACGTGCGCGTGCCGATGGCGGAGGGGCGGTTGGTTTCCCTGCTGGATCGCCACCGGCCGCCGAACACCGCGGTGTGGGCGGTCTATCCGCAGAAGCGCCATGTGCCGCCCAAGGTGCATGCCGCGATCCGGCATCTGAAGGAAGGGCTGGCGCAGCGGGCGGAATACCGCTGA
- a CDS encoding S-(hydroxymethyl)glutathione dehydrogenase/class III alcohol dehydrogenase has product MVLSRAAVAWEANRPLEIEEVEVAAPKAGEVMVRIVATGVCHTDAYTLSGKDSEGVFPCILGHEGGGVVVEVGPGVTSVAVGDHVIPLYTPECGKCKFCLSGKTNLCQAIRATQGKGLMPDGTSRFSLKGKQIAHYMGTSTFSEYTVLPEIALAKINKAAPLEKVCLLGCGVTTGMGAVMNTAKVEPGSTVAIFGLGGIGLSAIIGATMAKASRIIGIDINPSKFEIARQLGATDVINPKDFDRPIQEVLVEMTDGGVDYSFECIGNVQIMRAALECCHKGWGESVIIGVAGAGEEISTRPFQLVTGRVWRGSAFGGVKGRSELPEYVERYLRGEFELDTFITHTMGLEDINHAFDLMHEGKSIRSVILYNQ; this is encoded by the coding sequence ATGGTCCTGTCACGCGCCGCCGTCGCCTGGGAAGCCAACCGTCCGCTGGAAATCGAGGAAGTCGAAGTCGCGGCGCCCAAGGCCGGCGAGGTGATGGTCCGCATCGTCGCCACCGGCGTCTGCCATACCGATGCCTACACCCTGTCCGGCAAGGATTCGGAAGGCGTCTTCCCCTGCATCCTCGGCCATGAGGGCGGCGGCGTGGTGGTGGAGGTCGGCCCCGGCGTCACCTCCGTCGCGGTCGGCGACCACGTCATCCCGCTCTACACCCCGGAATGCGGCAAGTGCAAATTCTGCCTGTCCGGCAAGACCAACCTGTGCCAGGCGATCCGCGCGACCCAGGGCAAGGGCCTGATGCCGGACGGCACCAGCCGCTTCTCGCTGAAGGGCAAGCAGATCGCCCATTATATGGGCACCTCGACCTTCTCCGAATACACGGTACTGCCGGAGATCGCGCTCGCCAAGATCAACAAGGCCGCGCCGCTGGAAAAGGTCTGCCTGCTGGGCTGCGGCGTCACCACCGGCATGGGCGCGGTGATGAACACGGCGAAGGTGGAGCCGGGCTCGACCGTCGCCATCTTCGGCCTGGGCGGCATCGGCCTGTCGGCCATCATCGGCGCCACCATGGCGAAGGCCAGCCGCATCATCGGCATCGACATCAACCCGTCGAAGTTCGAGATCGCCAGGCAGTTGGGCGCCACCGACGTCATCAACCCGAAGGACTTCGACCGCCCGATCCAGGAAGTGCTGGTGGAGATGACCGACGGCGGCGTCGATTACAGCTTCGAGTGCATCGGCAACGTTCAGATCATGCGCGCCGCCCTGGAATGCTGCCACAAGGGCTGGGGCGAGTCGGTGATCATCGGCGTCGCCGGCGCCGGCGAGGAGATCTCCACCCGTCCGTTCCAGCTGGTGACCGGCCGCGTCTGGCGCGGTTCCGCCTTCGGCGGCGTCAAGGGCCGCTCGGAGCTGCCGGAATATGTGGAGCGCTACCTGCGCGGCGAGTTCGAGCTGGATACCTTCATCACCCACACCATGGGGCTGGAGGACATCAACCACGCCTTCGACCTGATGCATGAGGGCAAGAGCATCCGCTCGGTCATCCTCTACAACCAGTAA
- the fghA gene encoding S-formylglutathione hydrolase encodes MTDPLTTLSETRVFGGRLKRVRHQSAAVRCEMTFAIFLPPQVEDGAKVPVFYWLSGLTCTDENFTQKAGAFRVAAELGLAIVAPDTSPRGEGVPGDPDGAWDFGQGAGFYVDATEEPWARHYRMHDYVTRELPALVEGNFPVSGRRSIAGHSMGGHGALVCALKHPGFYKAVSAFAPIVNPAAVPWGEKAFGRYLGPDQDRWLDWDACALIGKAKERLPILIDQGDRDGFLEAQLKPQALVAAAEAAGHPLTLRMQPGYDHSYFFISTFIEDHLRHHAAALAG; translated from the coding sequence ATGACCGACCCCCTCACCACCCTGTCGGAAACCCGCGTCTTCGGCGGCCGGCTGAAGCGGGTGCGGCACCAGTCCGCGGCGGTGCGCTGCGAAATGACCTTCGCCATCTTCCTGCCGCCGCAGGTGGAGGACGGCGCCAAGGTGCCGGTCTTCTATTGGCTGTCCGGCCTGACCTGCACCGACGAGAACTTCACCCAGAAGGCCGGCGCCTTCCGCGTCGCGGCTGAGCTGGGCCTTGCCATCGTCGCCCCCGATACCAGCCCGCGCGGCGAAGGGGTGCCGGGCGATCCCGACGGCGCCTGGGATTTCGGGCAGGGCGCGGGCTTCTACGTCGATGCGACGGAGGAGCCGTGGGCGCGGCATTACCGCATGCACGATTATGTGACGCGGGAACTGCCGGCGCTGGTCGAAGGGAATTTCCCGGTCAGCGGCCGCCGTTCCATCGCCGGCCATTCGATGGGCGGGCATGGCGCGCTGGTCTGCGCGCTGAAGCATCCCGGCTTCTACAAGGCGGTGTCGGCCTTCGCCCCCATCGTCAACCCGGCGGCGGTTCCCTGGGGCGAGAAGGCGTTCGGCCGCTATCTGGGACCGGACCAGGACCGCTGGCTGGACTGGGACGCCTGCGCGCTGATCGGCAAGGCGAAGGAGCGTTTGCCGATCCTGATCGACCAGGGTGACCGCGACGGCTTCCTGGAGGCGCAGTTGAAGCCGCAGGCGCTGGTCGCCGCGGCGGAGGCGGCGGGTCATCCGCTGACGCTGCGCATGCAGCCCGGCTATGACCACAGCTATTTCTTCATCAGCACGTTCATCGAGGATCACCTGCGCCATCACGCGGCGGCGCTGGCGGGGTAG
- a CDS encoding DUF1513 domain-containing protein, which translates to MSGKGAMDRRHILGLMAGGNLIGGRLLGGGLLAMLTGTAHAAGNGTIYLNAYATAGAEPSYGVAALDPAGKVLFTTPTPGRAHGIVPRPAMAEAVVFSRRPGRWFQILSLADGTPGPVLRAPDDRRFTGHGGYSADGRTLYVAEDDVPREEGAIGVYDATDDYRRTGAIPTHGLGPHELILMHDGTTLAVANGGVITHPDTGRAKLNLDSMDASLTYVEAATGRLLDKVRLPEEHSNLGIRHIALLDDGGVAFGMQDERPIGMLQPLTGAHRPGSGAVRLFDTPEDMLSRMQGYIGSVASDGRTVAASSPPGGIIGLWDAATGAWLGSTTLTDGCGLAPSDEGYLATSGLGVIEPVSVSATAGPERRAPEFRWDNHLTRRLG; encoded by the coding sequence ATGAGCGGGAAGGGAGCGATGGACCGCCGGCACATCCTCGGCCTGATGGCGGGCGGGAATCTGATTGGCGGGCGACTGCTGGGCGGTGGGCTGCTGGCCATGCTGACCGGCACGGCCCATGCCGCCGGCAACGGCACGATCTATCTCAACGCCTATGCCACCGCCGGGGCGGAGCCGAGCTACGGCGTCGCGGCGCTGGACCCTGCCGGCAAGGTGCTGTTCACCACCCCCACCCCCGGCCGCGCCCACGGCATCGTGCCGCGTCCGGCCATGGCCGAGGCCGTGGTCTTCTCCCGCCGGCCCGGCCGCTGGTTCCAGATCCTGTCGCTGGCCGACGGCACTCCCGGTCCGGTCCTGCGGGCGCCGGACGACCGCCGCTTCACCGGCCATGGCGGCTATTCCGCCGATGGCCGCACCCTCTATGTCGCCGAGGACGACGTCCCGCGCGAGGAGGGGGCCATCGGCGTCTATGACGCCACCGACGATTACCGCCGCACCGGCGCCATCCCGACCCACGGGCTGGGACCGCATGAACTGATCCTGATGCATGACGGCACCACGCTCGCGGTGGCCAATGGCGGCGTCATCACCCATCCCGACACTGGCCGGGCCAAGCTGAACCTCGACAGCATGGACGCCTCGCTGACCTATGTGGAGGCGGCGACCGGCAGGCTGCTCGACAAGGTCCGCCTGCCGGAGGAACACAGCAACCTCGGCATCCGCCACATCGCCCTGCTGGACGACGGCGGCGTCGCCTTCGGCATGCAGGACGAGCGGCCCATCGGCATGCTGCAGCCCCTGACCGGCGCGCACCGCCCCGGCAGCGGGGCCGTCCGCCTCTTCGATACGCCGGAGGACATGCTGTCGCGCATGCAGGGCTATATCGGCAGCGTCGCGTCGGACGGCAGGACCGTCGCCGCCAGTTCGCCGCCGGGCGGGATCATCGGGCTGTGGGACGCCGCGACCGGCGCCTGGCTCGGCTCGACCACGCTGACCGACGGCTGCGGGCTGGCGCCGAGCGACGAGGGGTATCTGGCGACCAGCGGGTTGGGCGTGATCGAACCGGTGTCGGTCAGCGCAACGGCAGGGCCGGAGCGCCGGGCGCCGGAATTCCGGTGGGACAACCACCTGACGCGGCGGCTGGGGTAA
- a CDS encoding imelysin family protein, producing MRRRIVLGLMSAAAVAALLPRTPAFAARQSDNDSAFLAGMVRTHALPRFDALAAAADAYADTLDRFAASPSAAGLEEARTAHTRVTDAWAGVQHLRPGPLTVNLRADRLSFWPERAGVVQRQIGQILRDQDPKLLQPGALARQSAAVQGLTVLERLLFDENVTVESFTGSDAKRFRARLAAAAARNVAAIAADARDGWKELEAPLAAGEATVLGPTPSEAVNTLYTSAVTAMQVIIDQKLMAPLGTGIEDAKPMVVEALRSGRGLRNIALNLEGLRALLMGENGGPGFVSLLPPGEDGTAAKQAVDGSFAAAIGAVAAVPGPLNKAVTDPAARQKTDAALRLIKAARVEMLGTLAPLLDITLGFNELDGD from the coding sequence ATGCGACGCCGCATAGTGCTTGGACTGATGTCGGCCGCCGCCGTGGCCGCCCTGTTGCCCCGGACCCCGGCCTTCGCCGCCCGGCAGTCGGACAACGACAGCGCCTTCCTGGCCGGCATGGTCCGCACCCATGCCCTGCCCCGCTTCGACGCGCTGGCGGCGGCGGCCGACGCCTATGCCGACACGCTCGACCGCTTCGCCGCCAGCCCCAGCGCCGCCGGCCTGGAGGAGGCGCGGACGGCCCACACCCGGGTCACCGACGCCTGGGCCGGCGTGCAGCATCTGCGGCCGGGTCCGCTGACCGTGAACCTGCGGGCCGACCGCCTGTCCTTCTGGCCGGAACGGGCCGGCGTGGTCCAACGCCAGATCGGCCAGATTCTGCGCGACCAGGATCCGAAGCTGCTGCAGCCGGGGGCGCTCGCCCGCCAGAGCGCGGCCGTGCAGGGCCTGACCGTGCTGGAACGGCTGCTGTTCGACGAGAACGTCACGGTGGAGAGCTTCACCGGCAGCGACGCCAAGCGCTTCCGCGCGCGGCTCGCCGCCGCCGCCGCCCGCAACGTCGCCGCCATCGCGGCCGATGCGCGCGACGGCTGGAAGGAACTGGAGGCGCCGCTGGCCGCCGGTGAGGCGACCGTCCTCGGCCCCACCCCGTCGGAGGCGGTGAACACGCTCTACACCTCCGCCGTCACCGCGATGCAGGTGATCATCGATCAGAAGCTGATGGCCCCGCTCGGCACCGGCATCGAGGATGCCAAGCCGATGGTGGTCGAAGCCCTGCGCAGCGGCCGGGGGCTGCGCAACATCGCGCTGAATCTGGAAGGGCTGCGCGCCCTGCTGATGGGCGAGAATGGCGGGCCGGGCTTCGTCTCGCTGCTGCCGCCGGGCGAGGACGGAACCGCCGCGAAGCAGGCGGTCGACGGGAGCTTCGCCGCCGCGATCGGCGCCGTGGCGGCGGTGCCGGGTCCGCTGAACAAGGCGGTGACCGATCCGGCCGCCCGCCAGAAAACCGATGCCGCGCTGCGCCTGATCAAGGCGGCACGGGTGGAGATGCTGGGCACGCTCGCCCCGCTGCTGGACATCACGCTGGGCTTCAATGAGCTGGACGGGGACTGA